A region of Eschrichtius robustus isolate mEscRob2 chromosome 19, mEscRob2.pri, whole genome shotgun sequence DNA encodes the following proteins:
- the CNOT3 gene encoding CCR4-NOT transcription complex subunit 3 isoform X1 → MADKRKLQGEIDRCLKKVSEGVEQFEDIWQKLHNAANANQKEKYEADLKKEIKKLQRLRDQIKTWVASNEIKDKRQLIDNRKLIETQMERFKVVERETKTKAYSKEGLGLAQKVDPAQKEKEEVGQWLTNTIDTLNMQVDQFESEVESLSVQTRKKKGDKDQKQDRIEGLKRHIEKHRYHVRMLETILRMLDNDSILVDAIRKIKDDVEYYVDSSQDPDFEENEFLYDDLDLEDIPQALVATSPPSHSHMEDEIFNQSSSTPTSTTSSSPIPPSPANCTTENSEDDKKRGRSTDSEISQSPAKNGSKPVHSSQHPQSPAVPPSYPSGPPPAASALSTAPGNNGAPAPAAPPSALGAKASPAPSHNSGTPAPYAQAVAPPAPSGPSPAQPRPPSVQPGGGGGGGGKQNGATSYSSVVADSPAEVALSSGGGSSANSQALGPPSGPHNPPPSSSKEPNATAPTGAGGVAPGSGNNSGGPSLLVPLPVNPPSSPTPSFSEAKAAGALLNGPPQFSAAPEIKAPEPLSSLKSMAERAAISSGIEDPVPTLHLTERDIILSSTSAPPASAQPALQLSEVNIPLSLGVCPLGPVPLTKEQLYQQAMEEAAWHHMPHPSDSERIRQYLPRNPCPTPPYHHQMPPPHSDTVEFYQRLSTETLFFIFYYLEGTKAQYLAAKALKKQSWRFHTKYMMWFQRHEEPKTITDEFEQGTYIYFDYEKWGQRKKEGFTFEYRYLEDRDLQ, encoded by the exons ATGGCGGACAAGCGCAAACTCCAAG GCGAGATTGATCGCTGCCTCAAGAAGGTGTCCGAGGGCGTGGAGCAGTTTGAAGATATTTGGCAGAAG CTCCACAATGCAGCCAACGCGAACCAGAAAGAAAAGTATGAGGCTGATCTAAAGAAGGAGATTAAGAAGCTTCAA CGGCTGAGGGACCAGATCAAGACTTGGGTAGCATCCAACGAGATTAAGGACAAGAGGCAGCTTATAGACAACCGCAAGCTCATTGAGACG CAAATGGAACGGTTCAAAGTTGTGGAGCGAGAGACCAAGACCAAAGCCTATAGCAAGGAGGGCCTGGGCCTGGCACAGAAGGTGGACCCTgcccagaaggaaaaggaggaggtcGGCCAGTGGCTCACG AATACCATCGACACCCTAAACATGCAGGTGGACCAGTTTGAGAGTGAAGTGGAGTCACTGTCGGTGCAAACCCGCAAGAAGAAGGGCGACAAGGAT CAGAAGCAGGACCGGATCGAGGGCCTGAAGCGGCACATCGAGAAGCACCGCTACCACGTGCGCATGCTGGAGACCATCCTGCGCATGCTGGACAACGACTCCATCCTCGTGGATGCCATCCGCAAGATCAAGGACGACGTCGAGTACTACGTGGACTCGTCCCAGGACCCCGACTTCGAGGAGAACGAGTTCCTCTACGACGACCTGGACCTCGAGGACATTC CACAGGCGCTGGTCgccacctccccacccagccACAGTCACATGGAGGATGAGATCTTCAACCAGTCAAGCAGCAcgcccacctccaccacctccagctCGCCCATCCCGCCCAGCCCGGCCAACTGCACCACG GAAAACTCTGAAGATGACAAGAAGAGGGGACGCTCGACAGATAGTGAAATCAGCCAG TCTCCAGCCAAAAACGGCTCCAAGCCTGTCCACAGCAGCCAGCACCCTCAGTCCCCAGCTGTGCCGCCAAGCTACCCCTCCGGCCCCCCGCCCGCCGCCTCTGCCCTGAGCACCGCCCCTGGCAACAACGGGGCCCCCGCCCCGGCAGCACCCCCAAGCGCCCTGGGCGCCAAGgccagcccagctcccagccacAACTCGGGCACGCCCGCCCCCTACGCCCAGGCTGTGGCCCCGCCAGCTCCCAGTGGGCCCAGCCCGGCGCAGCCCCGGCCCCCCAGCGTGcagcccggcggcggcggcggcggcggaggcaaGCAGAACGGCGCCACCA gtTACAGCTCAGTAGTGGCAGACAGCCCGGCAGAGGTGGCTCTCAGCAGCGGCGGGGGCAGCAGTGCCAAcagccaggccctgggccccCCGTCTGGCCCCCACAACCCACCTCCCAGCAGCTC GAAGGAACCCAATGCGACAGCCCCAACGGGGGCTGGGGGCGTGGCCCCAGGCTCAGGGAACAACTCGGGGGGACCCAGTCTCCTGGTGCCACTACCTGTGAACCCTCCCAGCTCCCCGACACCCAGCTTCAGCGAGGCCAAGGCGGCCGGCGCCCTGCTCAATGGACCTCCACAGTTCAGCGCTGCCCCGGAGATCAAG gcccctgaGCCCCTGAGCTCTTTGAAGTCCATGGCGGAGCGGGCAGCCATCAGCTCCGGCATCGAGGACCCCGTCCCCACACTGCACCTGACTGAGCGAG ACATCATCCTGAGCAGCACGTCAGCTCCCCCGGCCTCGGCCCAGCCGGCCCTGCAGCTGTCGGAGGTGAACATACCGCTGTCGCTGGGTGTGTGTCCCCTGGGGCCTGTGCCCCTCACCAAGGAGCAGCTCTACCAGCAGGCCATGGAAGAGGCCGCCTGGCACCACATGCCCCACCCCTCAGACTCTGAGCGTATCCG GCAGTACCTCCCCCGGAACCCCTGCCCGACGCCCCCCTACCACCACCAGATGCCGCCCCCGCACTCGGACACCGTGGAGTTCTACCAGCGGCTGTCGACCGAGACGCTCTTCTTCATCTTCTACTATCTGGAG GGCACTAAGGCACAGTACCTGGCAGCCAAGGCCCTAAAGAAGCAGTCATGGCGATTCCACACCAAGTACATGATGTGGTTCCAGAGGCACGAGGAGCCCAAGACCATCACTGACGAGTTCGAGCAG
- the CNOT3 gene encoding CCR4-NOT transcription complex subunit 3 isoform X2, which yields MADKRKLQGEIDRCLKKVSEGVEQFEDIWQKLHNAANANQKEKYEADLKKEIKKLQRLRDQIKTWVASNEIKDKRQLIDNRKLIETQMERFKVVERETKTKAYSKEGLGLAQKVDPAQKEKEEVGQWLTNTIDTLNMQVDQFESEVESLSVQTRKKKGDKDKQDRIEGLKRHIEKHRYHVRMLETILRMLDNDSILVDAIRKIKDDVEYYVDSSQDPDFEENEFLYDDLDLEDIPQALVATSPPSHSHMEDEIFNQSSSTPTSTTSSSPIPPSPANCTTENSEDDKKRGRSTDSEISQSPAKNGSKPVHSSQHPQSPAVPPSYPSGPPPAASALSTAPGNNGAPAPAAPPSALGAKASPAPSHNSGTPAPYAQAVAPPAPSGPSPAQPRPPSVQPGGGGGGGGKQNGATSYSSVVADSPAEVALSSGGGSSANSQALGPPSGPHNPPPSSSKEPNATAPTGAGGVAPGSGNNSGGPSLLVPLPVNPPSSPTPSFSEAKAAGALLNGPPQFSAAPEIKAPEPLSSLKSMAERAAISSGIEDPVPTLHLTERDIILSSTSAPPASAQPALQLSEVNIPLSLGVCPLGPVPLTKEQLYQQAMEEAAWHHMPHPSDSERIRQYLPRNPCPTPPYHHQMPPPHSDTVEFYQRLSTETLFFIFYYLEGTKAQYLAAKALKKQSWRFHTKYMMWFQRHEEPKTITDEFEQGTYIYFDYEKWGQRKKEGFTFEYRYLEDRDLQ from the exons ATGGCGGACAAGCGCAAACTCCAAG GCGAGATTGATCGCTGCCTCAAGAAGGTGTCCGAGGGCGTGGAGCAGTTTGAAGATATTTGGCAGAAG CTCCACAATGCAGCCAACGCGAACCAGAAAGAAAAGTATGAGGCTGATCTAAAGAAGGAGATTAAGAAGCTTCAA CGGCTGAGGGACCAGATCAAGACTTGGGTAGCATCCAACGAGATTAAGGACAAGAGGCAGCTTATAGACAACCGCAAGCTCATTGAGACG CAAATGGAACGGTTCAAAGTTGTGGAGCGAGAGACCAAGACCAAAGCCTATAGCAAGGAGGGCCTGGGCCTGGCACAGAAGGTGGACCCTgcccagaaggaaaaggaggaggtcGGCCAGTGGCTCACG AATACCATCGACACCCTAAACATGCAGGTGGACCAGTTTGAGAGTGAAGTGGAGTCACTGTCGGTGCAAACCCGCAAGAAGAAGGGCGACAAGGAT AAGCAGGACCGGATCGAGGGCCTGAAGCGGCACATCGAGAAGCACCGCTACCACGTGCGCATGCTGGAGACCATCCTGCGCATGCTGGACAACGACTCCATCCTCGTGGATGCCATCCGCAAGATCAAGGACGACGTCGAGTACTACGTGGACTCGTCCCAGGACCCCGACTTCGAGGAGAACGAGTTCCTCTACGACGACCTGGACCTCGAGGACATTC CACAGGCGCTGGTCgccacctccccacccagccACAGTCACATGGAGGATGAGATCTTCAACCAGTCAAGCAGCAcgcccacctccaccacctccagctCGCCCATCCCGCCCAGCCCGGCCAACTGCACCACG GAAAACTCTGAAGATGACAAGAAGAGGGGACGCTCGACAGATAGTGAAATCAGCCAG TCTCCAGCCAAAAACGGCTCCAAGCCTGTCCACAGCAGCCAGCACCCTCAGTCCCCAGCTGTGCCGCCAAGCTACCCCTCCGGCCCCCCGCCCGCCGCCTCTGCCCTGAGCACCGCCCCTGGCAACAACGGGGCCCCCGCCCCGGCAGCACCCCCAAGCGCCCTGGGCGCCAAGgccagcccagctcccagccacAACTCGGGCACGCCCGCCCCCTACGCCCAGGCTGTGGCCCCGCCAGCTCCCAGTGGGCCCAGCCCGGCGCAGCCCCGGCCCCCCAGCGTGcagcccggcggcggcggcggcggcggaggcaaGCAGAACGGCGCCACCA gtTACAGCTCAGTAGTGGCAGACAGCCCGGCAGAGGTGGCTCTCAGCAGCGGCGGGGGCAGCAGTGCCAAcagccaggccctgggccccCCGTCTGGCCCCCACAACCCACCTCCCAGCAGCTC GAAGGAACCCAATGCGACAGCCCCAACGGGGGCTGGGGGCGTGGCCCCAGGCTCAGGGAACAACTCGGGGGGACCCAGTCTCCTGGTGCCACTACCTGTGAACCCTCCCAGCTCCCCGACACCCAGCTTCAGCGAGGCCAAGGCGGCCGGCGCCCTGCTCAATGGACCTCCACAGTTCAGCGCTGCCCCGGAGATCAAG gcccctgaGCCCCTGAGCTCTTTGAAGTCCATGGCGGAGCGGGCAGCCATCAGCTCCGGCATCGAGGACCCCGTCCCCACACTGCACCTGACTGAGCGAG ACATCATCCTGAGCAGCACGTCAGCTCCCCCGGCCTCGGCCCAGCCGGCCCTGCAGCTGTCGGAGGTGAACATACCGCTGTCGCTGGGTGTGTGTCCCCTGGGGCCTGTGCCCCTCACCAAGGAGCAGCTCTACCAGCAGGCCATGGAAGAGGCCGCCTGGCACCACATGCCCCACCCCTCAGACTCTGAGCGTATCCG GCAGTACCTCCCCCGGAACCCCTGCCCGACGCCCCCCTACCACCACCAGATGCCGCCCCCGCACTCGGACACCGTGGAGTTCTACCAGCGGCTGTCGACCGAGACGCTCTTCTTCATCTTCTACTATCTGGAG GGCACTAAGGCACAGTACCTGGCAGCCAAGGCCCTAAAGAAGCAGTCATGGCGATTCCACACCAAGTACATGATGTGGTTCCAGAGGCACGAGGAGCCCAAGACCATCACTGACGAGTTCGAGCAG